In Aminobacterium sp. MB27-C1, a single genomic region encodes these proteins:
- a CDS encoding amidohydrolase family protein, whose amino-acid sequence MRFDIYIKNARIVDGTRSPWYRGGVGITDSKIRYVGSDLPEYAADAFEVIDAKDHIVAPGFIDVHTHSDFLLLRDPVMQSKLKQGVTTQGIGQCGISPAPISSEQVEKLDIYSGFIKAGTHADWNWRSFGEWLDVLEDLNLGTNIVAFAGQGTIRIAVIGFDNREPSSDEMAEMKKLVSESIEQGAYGITSGLVYPPGVYSSTEELVELCSAMTSKNGLYQSHMRNEGRDVVKGVEEVIRIAEENRIPAQISHHKALGRSAWGLVKKTLALVEDARKRGVDVTVDQYPYTSASTTLRAILPPWVHEGGVMNVIERLADKSLRSRIIKEIEEDVTWDNYYQNSGGASGVTVIYSPQTPEYEGKSLKEIAEMTGVDPLDIAMDIIAANKGDDAACYSMMCEDDVEYVLKNNNVMVISDSIPPAPGAKSHPRTFGTNPRVLGKYVRDKHCISLEDAIWKMTAFPASRLGLQFKGILREGMDADIVIFDPDTVDDKATFEHPFEEPVGIEYVIVNGVKTMEFGNFTGHTNGKVLRKR is encoded by the coding sequence ATGAGATTCGATATCTACATAAAAAATGCACGAATTGTTGACGGCACTCGTTCTCCATGGTATCGAGGGGGGGTTGGCATTACAGATTCCAAAATCAGATATGTAGGCAGTGATCTTCCTGAGTATGCAGCAGATGCGTTTGAAGTTATCGATGCTAAAGATCATATTGTTGCCCCTGGATTTATTGATGTTCATACGCACTCTGATTTCCTTTTGTTGAGAGATCCGGTAATGCAATCAAAATTGAAACAGGGAGTAACGACACAAGGGATCGGTCAATGTGGAATAAGCCCAGCTCCCATTTCTTCAGAGCAAGTTGAAAAACTTGATATTTATTCTGGATTCATTAAGGCGGGAACTCACGCTGACTGGAATTGGAGAAGTTTCGGTGAGTGGCTGGATGTTTTGGAAGACCTGAATCTGGGAACAAATATAGTTGCTTTTGCAGGGCAGGGAACTATCAGAATAGCTGTTATTGGTTTTGATAATAGAGAGCCTTCTTCCGATGAAATGGCAGAGATGAAAAAATTAGTCTCTGAATCTATAGAGCAAGGGGCTTACGGTATAACGAGTGGACTTGTTTATCCTCCCGGAGTCTATTCTTCAACAGAGGAGCTTGTTGAGTTATGTTCTGCTATGACCTCGAAAAATGGTTTGTATCAATCACATATGAGAAATGAAGGACGAGATGTTGTAAAGGGAGTTGAAGAAGTTATTCGTATTGCAGAAGAAAATCGGATTCCAGCCCAGATTTCTCATCATAAAGCATTGGGAAGAAGTGCTTGGGGACTTGTGAAAAAGACACTTGCTTTAGTTGAAGATGCGCGGAAACGTGGTGTTGATGTGACTGTAGATCAATATCCCTACACATCTGCCAGTACAACTCTACGGGCAATTTTACCTCCATGGGTTCATGAAGGGGGAGTTATGAACGTTATTGAAAGATTGGCAGATAAGTCTCTTCGAAGTCGAATTATTAAAGAGATAGAAGAAGATGTCACTTGGGATAATTACTACCAAAATTCTGGAGGAGCTAGCGGAGTGACAGTTATATATTCTCCTCAGACTCCAGAGTATGAAGGCAAGTCGTTGAAAGAAATTGCAGAAATGACAGGCGTAGATCCTCTTGACATAGCAATGGATATTATTGCTGCCAATAAGGGAGACGATGCAGCTTGTTATTCGATGATGTGTGAAGATGATGTGGAATATGTTCTGAAAAACAACAATGTCATGGTTATTTCAGACTCTATTCCACCGGCACCAGGAGCAAAGAGCCATCCCAGAACCTTTGGAACTAACCCTCGAGTTTTGGGAAAATACGTAAGAGACAAACATTGTATTTCTCTGGAAGACGCAATATGGAAGATGACAGCCTTTCCGGCATCCCGTTTAGGGCTTCAATTTAAGGGCATTCTCAGAGAGGGAATGGATGCTGATATCGTTATTTTTGATCCAGATACTGTTGATGATAAGGCAACCTTTGAACATCCTTTCGAAGAGCCGGTGGGAATTGAATATGTAATTGTCAATGGAGTAAAAACAATGGAGTTTGGCAATTTTACCGGACATACGAATGGAAAGGTGCTGCGCAAAAGATAG
- the ortB gene encoding 2-amino-4-oxopentanoate thiolase subunit OrtB, translating into MNSVFDSVAERKNEILKKALGIDYSEFELPGVAFDYEGMMGKIGYTLDEIRSIQAETNIGNTPMLELRNLTAAARALAGPGKGARIFVKDEATNPSGSFKARRAAMSCHYAQQRGYAGVIAASSGNYGAAVASQANMRNLKAIIVQELFDSHHVGQPEILEKGRICEAFGAEVVQLTVGPELFIEFLRLLDETSYCSASLYSPFAIAGIETLGHEIADQVRSMCNRDPDAVVITNAGGGNLTGTARGLEKAGCTNTKVIAASVDITGLHMASDKAFNRKSFTTGHTGFGMPFSTWPDRTDVPRNAARSLRYTDRYVTVTQGEVFYMTEALAQIEGLERGPAGNTSLTAAFSLAQEMDRDQVIVVQETEYTGAGKHVTAQLSFAREKLGINVRRGNPKEQIPGENIIIPEGPELVKAQNVDLDDLKRSYCKNILKMNNMSKEQLTEEDIQFIAEDTKSTKEHIKKLFVL; encoded by the coding sequence ATGAACTCCGTATTCGACTCTGTTGCTGAGAGAAAGAACGAAATACTAAAAAAGGCTCTGGGAATTGATTACTCTGAATTTGAACTTCCCGGTGTCGCTTTCGACTATGAAGGCATGATGGGGAAAATAGGATATACACTCGATGAAATTCGATCTATTCAAGCCGAGACAAATATTGGTAATACTCCCATGCTGGAGCTACGCAACCTTACAGCAGCAGCCCGAGCTCTAGCTGGACCAGGCAAAGGAGCCCGCATTTTTGTAAAAGATGAAGCAACAAACCCTTCTGGCAGTTTCAAGGCACGACGTGCGGCCATGTCATGTCATTACGCTCAACAAAGAGGATATGCCGGTGTTATAGCAGCGTCAAGCGGAAACTACGGAGCAGCTGTTGCATCTCAAGCAAACATGAGGAATCTAAAAGCCATTATCGTACAGGAACTCTTCGACAGCCATCATGTCGGACAACCTGAAATTCTAGAAAAAGGCAGAATTTGCGAAGCCTTCGGAGCAGAAGTTGTTCAGTTGACAGTAGGACCTGAACTTTTCATAGAATTTTTACGCCTTCTTGATGAAACGAGTTATTGCAGCGCCTCGCTATATTCCCCCTTCGCTATAGCGGGTATAGAAACACTGGGACACGAAATAGCAGATCAGGTAAGAAGTATGTGTAATAGAGATCCCGACGCTGTCGTTATTACAAATGCCGGCGGAGGAAACCTGACGGGAACAGCCAGAGGCCTTGAAAAAGCTGGGTGTACAAACACGAAGGTCATAGCAGCCAGCGTAGACATTACAGGACTCCATATGGCAAGTGACAAGGCTTTTAACAGAAAATCGTTCACCACAGGACACACTGGTTTTGGCATGCCCTTCTCTACATGGCCAGATAGAACAGACGTTCCAAGAAACGCAGCACGGAGTCTTCGCTATACAGACAGATACGTTACAGTTACCCAAGGTGAAGTTTTTTATATGACAGAAGCTCTGGCCCAAATAGAAGGTCTGGAAAGAGGCCCTGCAGGCAACACCTCTCTTACAGCAGCATTTTCGCTTGCACAGGAAATGGATAGAGATCAGGTAATCGTCGTTCAAGAAACTGAATACACTGGTGCAGGAAAACACGTAACAGCCCAGCTCTCTTTTGCACGGGAAAAATTAGGTATCAATGTAAGAAGAGGGAATCCGAAAGAACAGATTCCAGGAGAAAATATTATCATTCCAGAAGGCCCCGAACTCGTAAAAGCTCAAAATGTTGATCTTGACGACCTCAAACGCTCGTACTGCAAAAACATTTTGAAGATGAATAATATGTCAAAAGAACAATTGACAGAGGAGGATATACAATTTATCGCCGAAGACACAAAATCAACAAAAGAACATATAAAAAAGCTATTTGTCCTTTAG
- a CDS encoding YhdT family protein yields MNKEEFYDRNYSFDDIEVDPRFIRCAKEMKITFLVWILFAVISIGVSYLLGRGDVQDYTYVAGLPLWWFMAILISLLFTALVIFITKFVFQDMDLTDEGSLNK; encoded by the coding sequence ATGAACAAAGAAGAATTCTATGACCGGAATTACAGTTTCGATGACATTGAAGTTGACCCTCGTTTCATTCGTTGCGCCAAAGAAATGAAAATTACTTTTCTTGTTTGGATTCTTTTCGCAGTAATTTCCATTGGAGTTTCGTATTTGTTAGGACGTGGAGATGTGCAAGATTATACATATGTTGCAGGTCTACCTCTCTGGTGGTTTATGGCTATTCTGATAAGTTTGCTTTTTACAGCTCTGGTTATATTCATTACAAAATTTGTTTTTCAAGATATGGATTTAACAGACGAAGGATCTCTTAATAAATAA
- the ortA gene encoding 2-amino-4-oxopentanoate thiolase subunit OrtA produces MDEKIIKKGSWVQIHYIVLQPSERADNVPQDTKQVPLELWVKGYLDNDAPIGSNVTITTMTDRKVQGTLVSQNPPYTHTFGRQIPELLSVGKELHALISKAGEKA; encoded by the coding sequence ATGGATGAAAAAATTATAAAAAAAGGAAGCTGGGTTCAAATTCATTATATCGTTCTTCAACCATCTGAGCGGGCAGACAATGTACCCCAAGATACTAAACAAGTTCCTCTTGAACTCTGGGTCAAAGGTTATTTAGATAATGACGCTCCCATAGGGAGCAACGTCACAATAACAACAATGACAGATAGGAAAGTGCAAGGAACCCTCGTTTCTCAAAATCCTCCGTATACTCATACCTTCGGACGCCAGATTCCAGAACTTCTTTCTGTAGGAAAAGAATTACACGCCCTCATATCGAAGGCAGGTGAAAAGGCATGA
- a CDS encoding gamma-glutamyltransferase family protein → MNFDPYHYKYPSRRNVVYSSRGMVATSHPLAAQAGLDILKKGGNAVDAAIATAAALTVVEPTSNGLGSDNFALIWKDGALHGINGSGAAPLSFDADAFRERGWQKVPEQGWASATVPAAPKTWALLARKMGNLSLAESLAPAITYARNGHAVAVTVAHNWRLAYEKYVKLLHGKEFNPWFETFCPKGRAPRAGELWRCGEQAYTLDLIAKTEGEAFYTGEIAEKILDFSNQTGGFYSSEDLERHSPEWVDPISVQYRGYDIWEIPPNGQGIIVLMALNMLKGFSFSQRSAETCHKQIEAIKLAFADAHRYVADQRFSHVPVTEMLSDHYGDVRRNSIHDQASIPEAGNPEASGTVYLCTADEQGNMVSFIQSNYTGFGSGIVIPQTGIALNNRAKGFSLDPAHPNVLAPGKRPYHTIIPGFITKDGDPLGPFGVMGGYMQPQGHVQVVMNMLDFAMNPQEALDAPRWQWVGDMDVAIEPGFPVSVAQKLQQMGHHIRMALDSNTFGRGEIILKTSEGTLIGATEPRADGSIAAW, encoded by the coding sequence ATGAATTTTGATCCTTACCACTATAAGTATCCGTCGCGAAGAAATGTTGTCTATAGTTCCAGAGGGATGGTGGCTACATCCCATCCTTTAGCTGCTCAGGCTGGGTTAGATATATTGAAAAAAGGTGGAAATGCTGTTGATGCAGCTATTGCTACGGCAGCAGCTTTAACTGTTGTAGAGCCTACAAGTAACGGTTTGGGGAGCGATAACTTTGCTCTTATCTGGAAAGATGGAGCTCTCCACGGCATAAACGGTAGTGGTGCTGCTCCGTTGTCTTTTGATGCAGATGCTTTTCGAGAGCGGGGATGGCAGAAGGTTCCAGAGCAGGGATGGGCTTCCGCTACGGTTCCGGCAGCACCTAAAACATGGGCGCTTCTTGCTCGTAAAATGGGAAATCTTTCGTTGGCTGAAAGTTTGGCCCCTGCTATAACGTATGCACGTAATGGGCATGCAGTGGCTGTAACAGTGGCTCATAATTGGCGCTTGGCTTACGAAAAATATGTAAAGCTACTTCATGGAAAAGAGTTTAATCCCTGGTTTGAAACCTTTTGTCCGAAAGGCCGGGCTCCTCGTGCAGGTGAATTGTGGCGTTGTGGAGAGCAGGCCTATACCCTTGATCTCATAGCAAAAACTGAAGGAGAAGCCTTTTATACTGGGGAGATTGCCGAGAAAATTTTAGATTTCTCAAATCAGACTGGTGGTTTTTATAGCTCTGAAGATCTTGAGCGACATTCCCCAGAGTGGGTTGATCCCATCTCTGTGCAGTACAGAGGATACGATATATGGGAGATTCCTCCTAATGGCCAGGGAATTATAGTCTTGATGGCCCTCAATATGTTGAAGGGATTTTCCTTCTCTCAGCGAAGTGCTGAGACCTGTCATAAACAGATTGAGGCAATAAAGCTGGCTTTTGCTGATGCCCATCGTTATGTGGCCGATCAACGGTTTAGCCATGTTCCTGTAACAGAAATGCTTTCTGATCATTATGGTGATGTACGGCGCAATTCCATTCACGACCAGGCGTCTATACCTGAAGCAGGAAATCCTGAAGCGAGCGGAACGGTTTACTTGTGTACTGCTGATGAACAGGGAAATATGGTTTCATTTATACAGAGTAACTACACCGGTTTTGGGTCAGGTATTGTGATTCCGCAAACTGGCATTGCCTTAAATAACAGGGCAAAGGGCTTTTCTCTCGATCCGGCCCATCCCAATGTATTAGCTCCTGGTAAACGTCCTTATCATACGATTATTCCTGGCTTTATAACGAAAGATGGAGACCCCTTAGGTCCCTTTGGTGTGATGGGGGGATATATGCAACCGCAAGGGCATGTTCAGGTTGTAATGAATATGCTGGATTTCGCAATGAATCCTCAAGAGGCTCTTGATGCTCCACGATGGCAGTGGGTTGGCGATATGGATGTAGCTATTGAACCGGGGTTTCCCGTTTCGGTAGCGCAAAAATTACAACAAATGGGGCATCATATTCGTATGGCTCTTGATTCAAATACCTTTGGGCGGGGAGAAATTATCTTGAAAACCTCTGAAGGAACGTTGATAGGAGCAACCGAGCCTCGGGCTGATGGTTCAATTGCTGCTTGGTAA
- the panF gene encoding sodium/pantothenate symporter has product MEFTVNNEARFAIIAAFVLYSAAMLAIGLYSKRAMDKTSVDKYVEEFYTGGRGMGALVIALMIAAGLCSAGTFLGGPGLAYSAGLTWVLAALSQNFMNFCVLGEIGKKVGIVARRINAQSYLDLFLYRYNHNKMVGIGGVIAIVLFLGSYVVAQFVGGARLFESMTGLSYLLGLVLFSVVVLVVAAFGGIKGVTTAVVLQGIVMTAAVFALFFGALAHIGPLEPAIRSIGELDPKLISPWTWNIKIQSSMWIIFGLVSIGMPHAAMNTLLYKDTKAMHKAIILGVIFVVLWTVMLIWMGNMVRAIYPDLKVVDHAVPILAMTVLPPWLAGIALAGVAGAIQSTVGAMIIVISSSIVRDAYQAYINPNVSHEKLKKVTVLTTVITCILIFIAAIKPPHALEWMIAFSMGGLASAFFWPLLLGLYWMRTNEYGGAAGMLGGLLTYILAAGKYLPITFGMHAIVISLIVSLVLTVGVSLITPKPPKGIIMQWFGRVYPKEIKM; this is encoded by the coding sequence ATGGAATTCACAGTAAATAACGAAGCTAGATTTGCGATTATAGCTGCTTTTGTTTTGTATTCTGCTGCTATGCTTGCAATTGGCCTTTATTCCAAGCGAGCAATGGATAAAACATCTGTGGATAAGTATGTTGAAGAATTTTATACGGGAGGCCGGGGAATGGGAGCTTTGGTCATTGCTCTCATGATAGCCGCAGGGTTATGTAGTGCCGGTACTTTTCTTGGCGGTCCGGGGCTTGCTTATAGTGCCGGCCTGACTTGGGTTCTTGCGGCTCTTTCTCAAAATTTTATGAACTTTTGCGTTTTGGGAGAGATAGGGAAAAAGGTAGGAATTGTTGCTCGTAGAATCAATGCGCAATCTTATCTGGATTTATTTTTGTATCGTTATAACCATAACAAAATGGTAGGAATTGGCGGCGTTATTGCTATCGTCCTTTTCTTGGGAAGCTATGTTGTGGCTCAATTTGTGGGAGGGGCCCGACTTTTTGAATCGATGACGGGGCTGTCATATCTGCTGGGACTTGTCTTGTTTTCAGTTGTTGTTCTTGTTGTAGCTGCATTTGGTGGAATTAAGGGCGTAACGACGGCTGTTGTTCTTCAGGGAATTGTTATGACGGCAGCTGTATTTGCTTTATTCTTTGGGGCCCTCGCTCACATAGGTCCTCTTGAGCCAGCTATTCGGAGCATAGGAGAGCTAGATCCCAAGCTTATATCTCCATGGACATGGAATATTAAAATCCAGTCTTCAATGTGGATTATTTTTGGTCTCGTCTCAATAGGAATGCCTCATGCGGCTATGAATACCCTTCTTTATAAAGATACAAAGGCTATGCACAAAGCTATTATTTTAGGTGTCATTTTCGTTGTTCTCTGGACAGTAATGCTTATTTGGATGGGGAACATGGTTCGCGCAATTTATCCTGACCTTAAAGTGGTAGATCATGCTGTACCTATTCTTGCCATGACAGTGTTGCCCCCTTGGCTCGCTGGTATTGCTCTTGCCGGAGTTGCTGGTGCTATTCAGTCAACAGTGGGAGCAATGATTATCGTTATTAGTTCAAGCATTGTGAGAGACGCATATCAGGCTTATATAAACCCCAATGTCTCGCATGAAAAGTTGAAAAAAGTGACAGTGCTTACGACTGTAATAACCTGCATTCTCATTTTCATAGCTGCTATAAAGCCTCCTCATGCATTAGAGTGGATGATTGCTTTCTCTATGGGAGGTCTTGCCTCTGCCTTTTTCTGGCCCCTTCTTTTAGGTTTGTATTGGATGAGAACCAATGAATATGGAGGAGCTGCAGGTATGCTTGGTGGGTTGCTTACATATATTTTAGCTGCCGGGAAATATCTTCCTATTACTTTTGGAATGCATGCAATCGTTATATCTCTTATCGTTTCGCTTGTTCTTACTGTGGGAGTAAGCCTCATAACGCCGAAACCTCCTAAGGGAATTATTATGCAGTGGTTTGGTCGAGTTTATCCCAAAGAAATAAAAATGTAG
- a CDS encoding PucR family transcriptional regulator produces MQVKNLFDIPELKGIKLLSGTKGLKRNIESVTIFDAPDQASWIKKGDLVLTTGYIWYQNPNIEEINKFLKKISENEAAGLGIKLGRFIEEIPEEILTFTEALNFPLFSFPMHLRFVNIISPVLTRLVNSQAETLNKSIAIHSYLSNLAIETNDTTEILTALEKILQRPIAFFDRHFDKIFLSSFRKDSFPHLINRMSNSETNLEKIISGYPREPLYIGGKHVGDILFSSSKESNLSEVLVKNTLNHASTLLKFDIQKRISIQQNEQKYRDEFLLDLIFSETIELEGIKLRGQCFGWDLDKGVVVVAINFKPSIHPYSNINEDILRGLRNACFSKIKSIMKEVWEASYYTIVNQTILFVISLHKEDYSHFKQTLKKRQHEIDSIAQRQHCYLNVGIGGYKQSSNLTHASYKEAFQALLYSEKKEHSDTAPFTFWDEMGAYQVLIKLSATADGERFWRSMLEKIIKNDNTYRSHYFETLSNLQKNNWDMKETAHKMHVHPNTIAYRIARIEELFDININTSDQRLLLDLALKLKDLSSK; encoded by the coding sequence ATGCAAGTAAAAAATCTTTTTGATATTCCCGAATTAAAAGGAATCAAACTCCTCTCTGGAACAAAGGGGTTAAAACGCAATATTGAATCGGTCACAATTTTTGATGCGCCAGATCAGGCTTCATGGATTAAAAAAGGTGATCTTGTTTTAACAACTGGATACATTTGGTATCAAAATCCCAATATAGAAGAAATAAATAAGTTTTTGAAAAAAATATCTGAAAATGAAGCTGCCGGCCTTGGAATAAAGCTCGGACGCTTTATAGAAGAAATTCCTGAAGAAATTCTAACTTTCACCGAAGCACTCAACTTTCCCCTTTTCTCTTTTCCAATGCATCTTCGGTTTGTCAATATAATTTCTCCTGTCCTCACAAGACTCGTTAATTCGCAAGCAGAGACACTTAATAAATCTATAGCTATACATTCGTATCTTTCAAATCTCGCTATCGAAACAAATGACACCACAGAAATATTGACAGCGCTAGAAAAAATTTTGCAGCGCCCTATAGCTTTTTTTGACAGACATTTTGATAAAATTTTTCTTTCATCCTTTCGTAAGGATTCCTTTCCTCATCTTATAAACAGAATGTCAAATTCAGAGACAAACTTAGAAAAGATAATCAGTGGATATCCTCGTGAGCCTCTATATATCGGGGGAAAACATGTTGGTGACATTCTTTTTTCTTCATCAAAAGAAAGCAATTTAAGTGAGGTATTGGTTAAAAATACTCTCAATCACGCAAGTACTCTTCTAAAATTCGACATTCAAAAACGGATATCAATACAGCAAAATGAACAAAAATACCGAGATGAATTTCTTCTGGACCTTATATTCTCTGAAACGATAGAACTTGAGGGAATAAAACTGAGAGGCCAATGTTTCGGATGGGATTTAGATAAAGGAGTTGTTGTTGTCGCGATCAACTTCAAACCATCAATACACCCCTATTCAAATATAAACGAAGATATTTTACGAGGCCTTCGAAACGCCTGTTTCTCAAAAATCAAAAGTATTATGAAAGAAGTGTGGGAAGCTTCTTATTACACAATCGTCAACCAGACCATTTTATTTGTCATCTCCTTACATAAAGAAGACTACTCTCATTTCAAGCAAACACTAAAAAAACGACAACATGAAATCGATAGTATTGCGCAACGTCAACACTGTTATCTTAATGTCGGAATTGGAGGCTATAAACAATCTTCAAACCTTACTCATGCAAGTTATAAAGAAGCTTTTCAAGCATTGTTATATTCTGAGAAAAAGGAACATTCCGATACGGCTCCGTTCACTTTCTGGGATGAAATGGGAGCATATCAAGTATTAATAAAACTCTCTGCAACAGCAGATGGAGAGCGCTTTTGGAGATCTATGTTAGAAAAGATAATAAAAAACGATAATACTTACCGAAGTCACTATTTCGAAACCCTTTCCAATCTTCAAAAAAACAACTGGGATATGAAAGAAACAGCCCATAAAATGCACGTTCATCCTAACACTATTGCATATCGAATTGCCCGAATAGAAGAATTATTTGACATAAATATAAATACAAGCGATCAGCGCCTTTTGCTGGATCTTGCTTTAAAGCTTAAAGATCTATCAAGCAAATAG